The sequence CCTGGTGGTGGCCAGCGATCACGGCTTCACGACCCTGGACTACGAGGTCCACTTCAACACGTGGCTCGAGCAGGAGGGGTGGCTCTCCTACGAGGATGACGAGCACGAGGACCTCTCGGACATCGCCGATGACACCACGGCGTACTCGTTCATCCCCGGCCGGTTCTACATCAACCTGGAGGGCCGCGAACCGCGTGGCTCGGTGCCCGAATACGAGTACGAGGCCGTCCGTGCCTCGCTCAAGGAGTCCCTGCTCGGGCTCGAGGGACCGGACGGTCGGGCGGTCGTCGAGCGCGTCGTCGAGAAAGAGGACGCTTTCGAGGGCGAACACGACGACATCGCTCCGGACCTCGTCGCGATTCCGAACGACGGGTTCGACCTGAAGGCCGGCTTCAAACCACACGATGCCGTCTTCGACCACGGCCCGCGCAACGGCATGCACACCTTCGCCGAAGCGACGCTTCTCGTCGACGACCCCGACGTCGAGGTGCCGGTCGGAACGGACCTCTTCGACCTCGCGCCCACGCTCCTCGACATGCTCGAGGTCGACTACGACCGGGGCGATTTCGACGGGACGAGTCTGACGTAACCTTCCAGAGAGAACCGACGCGTCACCGCCTCAGAACAGGCCGTCCAATTCCTCTGTGTCGAAGGCGGCGGCCGGGTCCTCCCGCTCGACCGTCTCGTTGGCCTCTTTCGCGCGCTCCATGAAGGCGTCGATGCGGGGTGAGCGCGCGATGCCGGCGAGGACGACGATGACGCCGATGCGGTCGGACTGGAGCGGCAGGTCGCCACCGCGGACTTGCATGCTCTCGGTCTCCTCTTCGACCCACCGCCGCGCCCGTTCGACGCCCTTTCGTGAGATGCGGTCCGGCTCGCCTGCGACGATGACCAGGCCCGCCTCCGCCCTCGCGGTCTGCGGGACGCTCATGCCCGTGATGAGGGCTTTCCGGGTCGTGCTCGTGACGACGTTGATGTTCTCGCCGGGGTCTGGGGATGCCTCGGCAGACGCGTACCCGATGGCAGCCATGCCGCCGGCGCGGAGGGTGTTGATCACCTCGCTCGAGTCCACGACGGATTCGCCCACGCCCTCGACGTTCTCGCCGGCCGCCAGGACGAGTCCGATGCGCCGAGCGATAGTCGCGTTGATCGACTGGAACGATTCTTCGACGCTCTCGCCACTCGCGTGCCAGGCGTCGTTGTCGACCAGGAGGACCGAGTCAGTCTCTCGGACGAACGTCTTGAGCGACCGGCCAGCGTTCGCCTGGTAGATGGCGCCCTCGTTCCGACCGGGGAGGATGCCCAGACCGTAGACTGGCATCTCGTATACTCGTCGAAGTTCCCGGGCCAGGACCGGCGCGCCGCCACTGCCGGTTCCGCCACCAAGACCGGCGACGACGAAGATGGCCTCCGTCGACGGATCGACGATGCCGTCCAGCCCGCCCATCACCTCGCCGATGTCCCCCTGCATGATGGATGCGCCGAGTTCGTTATCCGCTCCCACACCGTGGCCCTCGACGCGCTCCTGGCCGATGAGCATCGTCTCGACGTCGAGCGGTTCGATGTCCGTTCGAGCGGTATTGACGGCGAGGACACCGCGGATCGCGCCGTAGCCCGCTTTCTGATCGGCATCCCGGATGGCGGTCGCTACCTTCCCCCCGGCCTGTCCAAGGCCGATCAACGCGGCTTTCATACCCGAGTGATAGCCGGCCCGGCCTATCAACGTTTGGCCCTCCGAGCCTTTTTGTATCGGGACCGGTCCACCCAGTCTCGATGCAGCGAACCCGGAGCCTCGAGAAGCGACTCGATGCGGTGGAGCGAGCGGTCACGGACGGGGAGGTGCCCGTCGCAGACGTGGAGGACGCGGCCGGACGTACGGCCCGCATCGAGCGCGTCGAGTCGCGACTCGATACGATGGAGGCACAGGTCGATGACCTCGAGGCGGCCGTCGCGGCCATCCGCGGCTACGTCGGCGAACTACGCCACGTGAACCGGGAGGTCGAACGGACGGCCTCCGCTGCCGTCGCCGCCGTCGACCGACTGGACGCCGGTTCGGGGCCCTCACCACCGATCGCCCGTGTCGACACCGACGAGCGGGTGGTTCCCGAGACGCTTCCGGCGGACGAAGCGCCGGGTGCCGAGGAGGACCGCGCGGTCCTCGATCGGCTGCGAGCGCTGCTGTGATCGTCCGTCTCGTCCTCGCGGCGGTCGTCGCGGCCGCACTCCTCGGGGCAGCGATGCCCGTTATCGACGACGCGAGACACGAAGTGGCGGCGACGGACGCGGACCGTTCGGCCACGGCGATAGCGGCCGCCATCACCGACATCCGCCGTTCGAGCGACCCCGCCCCACGAGGGGTCGCCGGCGCGAAGCGGATCGTGACCGTCGAGACAGCCGACGGGGCGACGATCACGGTCGGGAGCCAGTCGAACCGAACCGCAGCAGGCGCGCGCGAGAAGCGGACCGAACCAGGTTCGAGCGAGAATGGATCCGCGTCGGGGGCGAGCGAGAACCGAACCGGTATGGACGGACCGACGGACGACGTCATCTCGTATCGGGTGCCGTCAGGGACCACGGGCACCGTCGCGGTCGACGCGGACGTTCGCGTCGTCAAGAACGGGTCGGTTCGGCCCGACGGAGAAGGGCTCGCGCTCCGCGACGGGCAGCGCGCCGTCCTCCGACACGAACTGGTCGATGGGGACCCGACCGTGACGGTCGAGAGACTTTATCCCGGATGACCGGACCAGCCCGCCATATGTTCACCGAGTCCGAGGGCGGTTCGGAGTGTGCCTGCGAGCACGAATTCGTGGACGATCGACTCGTGGTCGACGCCGAGGAGTGCTCCGGCGACGGGGACCTCGCCACGGAGTCGGCGTGTCGCGCACACGTCGTTCGTTCGCTTCGCGAGCGTTCGGTCGCGGTCGTGCGCGTGGAGCGCGACGGCGTCGCGGTCTCGTACGAGGGCCGGGCCGCCCGACTGTTGTCGACCGCTGGAGCGTTCGCCGCCCGCGTCGCGGCGCGCGATGCCGAACTCGCGGAGCGGACCGAACGGGCACCACTCGCCGCCGCACGAGACGCCGCCAGTCGAGTGGGCCCGGTACGGGACCTGGCAACGGAGACGGGCTTTGTCCGGTATGCGGACTTGGACGACCTCGACTCTGTTCTCGTCGGTGCGATCGGGCCGTCGATCGCCGCCGCCAGGCTCGATCCCCGACCACCTGAAGACGCCCGGGTCCTCGCGTCACGGGTACTCGATTCCGGTGCCACGGCGCGGGTCTACGAGACGGATGGCGACCGTCGCTACCACCTGGAACCGCTCGAGTACACCTTCGGAGCGACGGCCTTCGCGACGCTGGAACGGGCCCACGCCGAACTCGCCACGCTGGAACCCGGGCGTCGGTCGGCACACGACGCAGTCGCCACCGTCGCGGGCGCCGACCAGCCCCTGGATGCACTGGGTCGCGTTCTCGCGAAACACACCCAGGGATACGGCGTCCTCGACGACCTGTTCGCGGATCCCCGCGTGGGTGAGGTGTACGTCAACGCCCCGGCCGACGAAACGCCGCTCCACGTCCGCGTCGACGGACGGACCATGCAGACGAACGTGCGACTGACCGAACGGGGTGCGAAACTCGTTGCCTCCCGCATCCGCATGGAGAGCGGCCGGTCGTTCTCGCGGGCCGACCCGACCGTCGACGCCCTGCTCACGGACGTCGGCGGCCGGACGGCAGTCCGCGTCGCCGGCGTCCAGCCCCCGGCGAGTGACGGCCTCGCGTTCGCCTTCAGGGCCGAGGCGACCGACGAGTGGCGCCTCTCCACGCTGGTGGATCTCGGCACGCTCTCGCCGCGAGCGGCCGGATTCCTCGCGACGGCGATGAGCCGTGGCGCTGCCGTCCTCGTCGCCGGACCACGGGGCGCCGGGAAGACGACGCTCGCGTCCGCGTTGCTCTGGGAACTGCCACGGGAAAAGCGACTCCTCGCCATCGAGGACACCCCCGAACTCCCGATACGATCGATCCAGGCGGCCGGTCGGGACGCACAGCGACTCCAGGCGGCACCGGACGACGCCGATCTCTCCCCCGCAGCGGCCTTGCGAACCGCGCTCCGACTCGGCGATGGTGCCCTCGCCGTCGGCGAGGTCAGGGGGCCGGAGGCCGCCGTCCTCTACGAGGCGATGCGAGTCGGCGCGGCGTCCAGTGCCGTCCTCGGAACCATCCACGGCGAGGGCGCCGACGGCGTGCGGGAGCGGGTCGTGTCCGATCTGGGCGTCCCGGCGTCGTCGTTTCGAACGACCGACCTCGTCGTGACCATCGTCCCGGACGGTGCAGACCGGCGGGTCGCGGCCATCGAGGAGATAACGGACGCTGGCCCGAGCACGCTCTTCGAACTGACGGACGACGGCGTCGAACCGACCGGGCGGATCGCCAGAGGGAACAGCGAATTCGTCGCCGCGATGGCCACGGCCTCGGAGTCCTACGCGGACGTCCGTGAGAGCATCGGGGAGCGCGTGCCGGACTTCGAGGCCGTCACACCGGCCGCCGATTCGGTGCCGCGTCCGGAGACGGTGACGCCATGACGACAGACGAACGACGTCGGTGCCACGGGCTGGCGGTGGCCGTCGAGGAGTCGATCCCCATCGACGACACGCCCGAACTCTCCCGACACCCGTGTCTCACCGTCGCCGGCGTGACCCTGGTTGCTGGTGCCTTCCTCGTCGTCGCGGGTAGTGTTCTGCTGGCGTCCGGGCCGGCCCGTGCTGCAGGAGTCGGATCCGGTGTCGCGCTGGGCGCGCTCGCGACGTACGGAACCTGGTTCGCGCCGTCGACGGTCGAGGCGTATCGCCGCAGGACGGCCGTCGGCTCGGTGCCAGAAGTGGTGGCCTACGCCGTGCTCCAGGCGCGGCTGACGCCATCGCTCGAACGGGCCGCTCGCTTCGCCGGGGAACAGTCGGGCGGGCTGCTCGGCCACGACCTCGCCACCGTGGGGAGTGGCGACGTCACCGGGCAGGCCGGATGGGAATCTTTCGCCGCCGAGTGGTCCGCGTACGACGAGTCGCTCCCGCGGTCGGTCGCTTTGCTCACCGCGGGGATCGACTCGGCACAACCGGCCCGTGATGCACTGCTCGACCGCGCCCTCGATACCGCCCTTTCGGGGTCCCGAGAACGAGTGGCGACTTTCGCGGCGTCGATCAGGGCTCCGGCGACGGGAATCTACGCTTTCGGTGTGCTCTTGCCGCTCGCGATGGTGGGGCTGCTCCCCGTGGCCTCGAGTGCGGGGGCCGGCGTCTCGCCCGCCGCCATCGCCGTACTGTACGATGGGGTCATCCCGATCGGTCTCCTGGCGGCGAGTGGTTGGCTCGCCGCTCGTCGGCCCGCCGTCTCACGCCCGCCCACCGGTATCGACAGTCTCGCGTCTTCACGATCCGCGACCCACACGATTCTTCTCGCCGCCGGGGCGGGCGTCACGGCAGGCGTCCTCGCGACCCTCGTGCTACCGGCCTGGACGATCTGGATCGTGGCGCCCGGAATCGCCGTCGGCACGGCGGCGATCTACTGGTTCGACCCGATCCGGAACCGCCGACGGCGGGTGGAATCCATCGAGTCCGGGATCCCCGATGCCGTTTCGCTCGTCGGGCACCGACTGGCGGCTGGCGACCCACTGGAGTCCGCAATCGCCGTCGTCGGGGAGCGGATGACCGGCGAGACGGCCAGCGTGTTCCGCGATGGGACGCGCATACATCGACGGCTCCGGGTGACTGTTCCCGAGGCGTTTACCGGGTCTGGCGGCGCTCTCTCCGCGTTCGAGAGTCGACGAACGGAGACGGCCGTCGCGCTGCTCGCCGCCGCAGCACGGAACGGCACGGCGGGTGGCGAGACCCTCGTCGACATCGCCGGCTACCTCCGCGATCTGGACGACGTCGAACGGGACGCGCGTCGTGAACTGTCGCGGACGACGGACACCTTGCGACAGACCGCGCTGGTGTTCGGTCCCGCCATCGCCGGCGTCACCGTCGCGCTCGCGACCGGCATGGGCTCGCTCGGCGAGCACGGCCAGGCCGTCCCGGTTCCCGCGCTGGGTGTCGCCGTCGGTGGGTACGTCCTGGCGCTCGCCGTCGTCCTCCCGGCGCTCTCCGTGGTTCTCGAACGGGGGTTCGATGGGGCGATCGTCGGCCACCGGGTCGGCATCGCGCTCCTCACCGCCAGCACCGTCTATCCCATCACGTTCCTCGCGGCCCGCAGCGTGGTACAGGTTTAAACCACAGGACCGGGCCACCCCGTCCCATGAACGCGACTCCCGCCGACGTACCGTTCGTCTGGATCGCCCTGCTCGTCGTCAGCGCGAGCGTCCTCGGTGTCGTCCTCTCGGTACCGACCGCACCGCCACCAGACGCCGACCGGGTGGCGGCCGCCATCGACGAGGTCGCGGCCACCGACCACGCCGCTGAGACGGTGATACCGATCGATGCGACGGCGGTCAGGATCGAACCGACGTCGATCGCCCTTCGAGATTCGGGCGGGTCGGCCCACGCGTCGCTGTACTTCGGGCCGGTCGTACCGGCGCAGCCCGGCAGTGACCTCGCGGCGGTGGCACGGGGGACGCGGCCCGATGCCCTGTATGCCACCCCGGCGGCGTTCGAAGCCGCTCTCGACCGAGCACACACCCGAGAGCACACCTGGCGAACGGCTGGCGACGAACTCCGAGTTCGTCGGGTCCAGTTCGGGGAGGTCGACGGTGTCATCGTCGGGTAGCAGGGCCCAGGTCGAACCGCTCCCCGCGCTCGTCGCGGTGAGCGCGTTCGTCGCCGCACTGGGGGTCTACGCGGTCGCGTTCCACGACGTGCCCACCGATACCGACCGGGACGTCGCGACGCAGGCGCTCGCGGCGGTGGTGGAGTCCGCGTCGACCGCCGGCGTTCTCAACCCGGCGGCGGTTCCAGACGACGGCCCGGGTGGCCACGAGATGGCGGTCGTCGTCCGGGCCGACGGCAGCGAGTGGAACACGGGCCCCGAACCCCCGGCCGATGCCAGATCGGCGA is a genomic window of Halanaeroarchaeum sp. HSR-CO containing:
- a CDS encoding type II secretion system F family protein; amino-acid sequence: MTTDERRRCHGLAVAVEESIPIDDTPELSRHPCLTVAGVTLVAGAFLVVAGSVLLASGPARAAGVGSGVALGALATYGTWFAPSTVEAYRRRTAVGSVPEVVAYAVLQARLTPSLERAARFAGEQSGGLLGHDLATVGSGDVTGQAGWESFAAEWSAYDESLPRSVALLTAGIDSAQPARDALLDRALDTALSGSRERVATFAASIRAPATGIYAFGVLLPLAMVGLLPVASSAGAGVSPAAIAVLYDGVIPIGLLAASGWLAARRPAVSRPPTGIDSLASSRSATHTILLAAGAGVTAGVLATLVLPAWTIWIVAPGIAVGTAAIYWFDPIRNRRRRVESIESGIPDAVSLVGHRLAAGDPLESAIAVVGERMTGETASVFRDGTRIHRRLRVTVPEAFTGSGGALSAFESRRTETAVALLAAAARNGTAGGETLVDIAGYLRDLDDVERDARRELSRTTDTLRQTALVFGPAIAGVTVALATGMGSLGEHGQAVPVPALGVAVGGYVLALAVVLPALSVVLERGFDGAIVGHRVGIALLTASTVYPITFLAARSVVQV
- a CDS encoding ATPase, T2SS/T4P/T4SS family; this translates as MFTESEGGSECACEHEFVDDRLVVDAEECSGDGDLATESACRAHVVRSLRERSVAVVRVERDGVAVSYEGRAARLLSTAGAFAARVAARDAELAERTERAPLAAARDAASRVGPVRDLATETGFVRYADLDDLDSVLVGAIGPSIAAARLDPRPPEDARVLASRVLDSGATARVYETDGDRRYHLEPLEYTFGATAFATLERAHAELATLEPGRRSAHDAVATVAGADQPLDALGRVLAKHTQGYGVLDDLFADPRVGEVYVNAPADETPLHVRVDGRTMQTNVRLTERGAKLVASRIRMESGRSFSRADPTVDALLTDVGGRTAVRVAGVQPPASDGLAFAFRAEATDEWRLSTLVDLGTLSPRAAGFLATAMSRGAAVLVAGPRGAGKTTLASALLWELPREKRLLAIEDTPELPIRSIQAAGRDAQRLQAAPDDADLSPAAALRTALRLGDGALAVGEVRGPEAAVLYEAMRVGAASSAVLGTIHGEGADGVRERVVSDLGVPASSFRTTDLVVTIVPDGADRRVAAIEEITDAGPSTLFELTDDGVEPTGRIARGNSEFVAAMATASESYADVRESIGERVPDFEAVTPAADSVPRPETVTP
- a CDS encoding tubulin/FtsZ family protein — encoded protein: MKAALIGLGQAGGKVATAIRDADQKAGYGAIRGVLAVNTARTDIEPLDVETMLIGQERVEGHGVGADNELGASIMQGDIGEVMGGLDGIVDPSTEAIFVVAGLGGGTGSGGAPVLARELRRVYEMPVYGLGILPGRNEGAIYQANAGRSLKTFVRETDSVLLVDNDAWHASGESVEESFQSINATIARRIGLVLAAGENVEGVGESVVDSSEVINTLRAGGMAAIGYASAEASPDPGENINVVTSTTRKALITGMSVPQTARAEAGLVIVAGEPDRISRKGVERARRWVEEETESMQVRGGDLPLQSDRIGVIVVLAGIARSPRIDAFMERAKEANETVEREDPAAAFDTEELDGLF